GCCAGTAGGGGCCAGGAAAGGTATATCTTGTACATGGATGCTTTGTGCCCCATTGCATTATGGAGATTCTCTTTGGCGTAGTTAACTATTCTGTTAGTGCTGATTGATCCTTGGTATATGTGTAGCACATATAGGAGAAGTAGTGTTCTCTTCTCCCCTCTGGCTGCTTTGCCGAATAATTAACACTACATGTATAGCCGGCCAGGCCTTTAAATTGTTCCATGCCTATGCCAATTTTCTATTAACTTGCGGCCTTTGTTCAGTTTATTaagcactactccctccgttccaaaataaatgactcaactttgtactaaagttagtataaaattagtacaaagttgggtcatctattttagaacagagggagtatatggcattctcACTGAGATGGATCCCGGAGGATGCATGAAGGAAGCTACCTTAGACACAACATGCATTATCCAAGGTGAACACTtcaagctgaagctggccacctaaaGTGTTTCTCTGCATAAACAATCAGCAGTGGAATCAAAATATTCTAATGCATAAACATTAACTAAGGGCACTGTTTATCCTTCATATATGCATGACATGGCCATAGTTTACAATGCGATCAAGACTGCTCCTAGTTAGTTAAATGAGAAGCTActgatccaactttggggtgatgaTTGAGCGTGCATGCATTGCAGCCTATGACCCTGCCGTACTTTACTTAGGGCACCATTGCATGCAGACGCCAACACGGGGAGGGAGGTTCTCCATTCTTCGGGTGCAGCAGTAAAGGCATCGCCGGTCAAGATAAGATGATCCATGCGTCATCTGATCACTTTGACGTCCAATCACACGCGTGAGAGTCCACCTCAGCTTTCTGTACTTGCATTCCCGTTTCCCAGAGCCGATGCTATGCATGCCTGACCCTATACCATCTGCTTTAACCTGGACTAGCAACACATAAAATCATTGGGCGATTCACGATGAGATAAGAAAAGCCGTGTTCATACAACCTTGGAATTCCGGTGCCGGTGCCCTGTCAGATCAGGGCCAACAGGGACAATCAACAATGCCTCGACAACTATATAAGATCATGAGGAGATGGCTGGAAAATAAGTGGGGATTATCAGATTAAAAGGAGCCGACGTTAGTGGCATGCTGATGAGGCAGTGATGGGGCAGACGATGCCAAAGTGATCCTGGTCGTGCAACCATTCGCCTCCCAAGTCAAGCAGTTCAGAACTAGGCAGGCCCTACGGCTACGTATGCTTCACTAAAGCAACTCTGGTCTTCGGATGGGCCCCTAAGGGCGTTCATACCTGGAGATGGTTTTGGCTGCTGTCATCCGGTCTTGACAGTGCTCCGGTCCGAGATATATTAAGCTAATGATCCCAAGCTAatcatgcgtgcgtgcgtgcagtgCAAAGTGCTAGTACAAAGGTAGCACTTGTTTCGTTATGGGGGTTGTTGTGCCTTTGGTTTGTGGAGACGTTGTAGTTGGGAGCATTTGAAGTTAGCTTTACTTTAACACAGGTTCTTAGTCAAATTTTCTCTGCTGGCTACACACCATGTACACAATGTTATTTACCTGACCACaacatggatccgtacgtggtcgttactcactcctgAGAAAAACAGGGAGCCTTTGGATATTGGGtgtacccgatgggagatggtggTTTGGGATATTTACAACCGGTTTGGATCGCGGTTCAGTAATAGGCTAGGTGTTTAGTCATCTAGTCCTATTTTCACCGGTTGTGGCAGATTTTTTTTCTTCCTTTGTTTTGGAACTTCGAGTGAACTTGTACTTCTTCATGGACCTTTCAGATTTATCATTTAATAATATGGTTGcattgcatcgttctgatgcagaggccgggatcatcctccttttccagaaaaaaatcatgcaCACAATGTCGAATGAAAATTAGGGATGCAAGCGGGTTGGGCCGAGCCACGCTGACCCGCAACGACCCGCGTTAGTATTTTTGCTTGAACATTAATACAAGCGACACACACACAAAGAAACACGCCAAAGATTCGGGTTACTTTTTGCTTTTGGTCTTGTCATCTTTGGCGTTGTACTCTTCTTTCTGATGAAATACATGCAGCTCTCCAGCACGGTTCCAAAGTGCGCCATGGTCACTTGGATCCCTAGTTCCCTACCAAGAAAATTGTTGCTTCGAGTGCTGAGGGCTTGTCGTTTAGTGTGCTTAAACAACCTGTTGCCGTCATGGAGTACTCAGTGCTCACCATGAAGCAatttgttactaccttcataatctTTGAACCTCCAAGTGAAATTAAGCACTGGCACTTTGGTCAAGGGACTGGTGGTAAGCAAGTAGTTGAGCACCAACCCCTGCCTGCCTCAAAGTAGTGATAAGATGGTGACCCCTAGGCTATATTGACCGAAGCACTCAACTTCTCTGGTAGATCCTGTGGCTGAGAAGTACTACATATATTTGTCTCCCAGTGGCCAGTGGTTTTCAGAGAGAGACAAGACCGAAAAAAGTGCAGCTCAGCTACGAAAAAAAGGGTTGCAAAGCCAAAGCAAGTGCAGCACTTGACTTAGCTTGATGTCACAGTTCAAAAAACCTTAGCTTGATGTCACTACAGAGCCAGGGCCTCTTCCCTATATAGCAACATCATGGTCTTCCTTTTTTTTTTCTCTAAAAATAAGCCAAGGACAGTCGCTTTATCAATTAAAATTGTTTCAAAATCCATGTTTAGGGCCTTGCTTAATCTGGAGTTGCTCAGACCTTGATGCTAGTGAGCTCGCGGTAACGGTGCCACGTCGAAAACCTATGTGTTCAAACATGTCGAGGAACGTGTCGATCGGTCGATGCACGTGGAGATATCTATGTATGTATATACAGCTAGTCAAGATGCCAAAATGCCCTGTAGGCCCGTTCCCGCGTTACTGATTTTGTACATGTTCAGTGCACGGGTAGTAGGTCTGTCGGAAGAACTAGGTTAAGTTTCAACATTCAGGTCATCTGGGAAAAATGACTGGCCCCCGAAGCCGTCTGAAAAGGCTGGCTCCAACTGCAACATGTGTGCTAATTTTACACATACATACGAGCAATCGATACACCTAAAGCCAAACTGTGTGTTTAGCTGGCTGCTGGTTCCAGAATCATTCTGACTAGGATTCACATTCACTTTCATTCATTCTGATAGGAGCAGCCGCTTGTCATGTCATGTATGGCGCTTTACAGTGCGCTGCAAACCAAAGAGCAGGTCCCAAAGAGAGACCGTGACGTGTTCCGCCACTTTTTAATTCAGACACTGAATCAATTCTCGCTGATTATGCACCTCGTGTTGTCCTGATGCGATTTGCGCGCAAAACGCAGCCGGCACCTTCGGTGAACTTTCCGATGATCCAGTGCAgcacaacaaacaaacaaaaaaccgTTTTTGCAGGCGACTTGCATCGATGCGTCAACACAACGCCTCGCCCCTGCACTACTACTACTACAGTAGTAGAGTACTACTGAAACGAGGGAATCGGTCGTGCATAACGCACGTCAATTCAGAATCCACTCATGTGTGTGAAGGTCAATCGAGGCCGCTAATTAACTCTAGTATATGTCGCATGTCACTGGGCAAGAGAATCCTGCATCACCACTAATTAACTCTAGGACCGGAAGTAGAAGAAGCTCGTGTAATGTTCCTGCGGAGATGGGATTCGTGTAAAACAGACGCGCTCACGACGACGACACGAGTATGAACACATGAGCTGGAAAACAGAGTGGCGGTAAGTCCTGGGAGCCTACCTGAATTCCGAAAACCGGTACGCGGCCGAGGATGATAAACTTAATTAATCAACTTAAGCCAAGGGGGCTAAGCACGGATCTTGGTGACAGCGGAATGAACCCATATTCAAAACCAAAGCCCATATGAAAACAAAACTGCACTTTCGaacctccgcccgccgccgccgccgctgcgcctCAGGGTTCAGAAAGAAATGAATAACGCATCCTGATCATCGCGTCGCCACGATACGCCCTGCACACGGAACGGAACGGCCAGGCACGTTTGGTTAGTGGTGAATTGCCCAAGCAAGCCGCGAAAGAAAACGAAACGGGAAAAGAAGTGCGGATTGCGAGACGGTTTGGCGGCGGCTTGGGCGCGCGACAAGCGCCGGCGGGGGTTTTGGAATGGCGTGCGCCCGACCACCTTCTCACCGCCTCTCCACCCTTTTCCCGTtggcttctcctcctcgtcctctataTAAACGGCACCATGCCCGTCACTTCAtccctccccaacctcctctccctcctcctcagtCCTCTCCAgccgtcttcgccttcctcccGCCCGCCGCGGACGCCTCTGCTCTGGAGCTCGTGACCGGAGGATAATGAGCGTGAATCCTGGAGGCTGCTACACCGTATTCATCGCCAACAAGAGCTTCTACTTCTGGATCTTCCAAATCTTCAACCGATACGGCCTCCTCTCCACCTGACTCCATTCCGCCTCCTGGATTCTAGATCTCTAGTCCTGCCTCGAGTATTTGTGATCGGCAGTTGACgctacatatatacatacatacacacaGTTATTAGCTAGTCACAGCGCAAGCTTAAGTAGCATCATCTGCTCCTCCTGGGTTGGGTTGGGCTGGGTTACTGTCGGATCGAACTGCCCAAGATATTTGAATTGGCTGCAAGTTtcacacaagcaagcaagcaacGAGCATGGGCACCATGACCCTGCCGCCCGGCTTCAGGTTCCACCCCACCGACGACGAGCTCgtcggctactacctcaagcggagggTCGACAACCTCAAGATCGAGCTCGAGGTCATCCCCGTCATCGACCTCTACAAGTGCGAGCCATGGGAGTTGCCAGGTACATACATACACATGCATCTTCCATCCGATTCATTCTGTATTTCAACATGCCACACATTCATTCATGCTTCGACCGACAAAAAAAGTGTTCGAGAGAGTTGAATTTTACCTATGTCAAACCGCATGGTGTTCACCTTTCTTCTCCCCTGAATAGACAATTTATTTGACAAGTAATAATTTGCCATCATCCTCGAATCGCATAATTCTTTTAGAAAAAGAATCTGCCCTCCAAATTGCTTGCTAGCTAGCCAGCATACATGAAAAGGGACTTTGTGAAAGAGGCATCTCGCCTCATATATTCTCCATAACTTAGGCCGGTTGCAGATGAGTCATTTTCCCGCCTTTTTCCCAAAGAAACTCGTTCTCCAAATCACCACAGCCACCCCTCTCAATTTTGGAATATTCTCAGCAGCCAATCACAGTAATCAGCAGACAGTTAACTCTGGCATAACCTTCTCTGCACTCAACTGTACATAGCTAGTTTGTACAGTGGCCAATGTGAATGAAAATGCTGAGATTCAGAGGTGTGTGCGTTTGATGATTCTTCAGAGAAGTCGTTCCTGCCCAAGAGGGACCTGGAGTGGTTCTTCTTCGTGCCGCGGGACCGCAAGTACCCCAACGGGTCGCGCACCAACCGGGCCACCACAACGGGCTACTGGAAGGCCACCGGCAAGGACCGCAAGGTGTCGTGCGACGGCGGCGCCGTGTGCGGCGTCAGGAAGACGCTGGTGTTCTACAAGGGCCGGGCCCCCGGCGGCGAGCGCACCGACTGGGTGATGCACGAGTACCGCCTCTGCCAGGACCTCCTCCACGGCGCCTCCAACTTCATCGGCGCCTACGCGCTCTGCCGCGTCATCAAGCGCACCGAGGCCGGCCTCCTCCACGGCGACGCGGCCGCCAAGGCGAGGCCGGGCCACCGGCAGATGAGCAAGGTCGGGAGCAGCTCGTCGCTGGTCACCACGGACCAGCAGCTGGGCTCCCTCACGCCCAGCCCGCCGCGCCTCGACATCGTCGGCAACGCCTTCCAGCTCCACAGCTCCCCCTCTCCCCTGTacggaggaggaggggaggtggtgtCCGGCATGGGCACGCCTCTGGGGTTCCCGCAGCAGGACGCCGCCGCCACATTCTTCATCGACGGCGACTTCGCCGGCGCAGGCGAGACGACGCAGTCGCACATGCCCTTCTTCGGCGACATGGGCGTGGTCTCGGACCACGAGCTCAGATGGGACACCTTGCCGCCCTGCGCCAACAGcaccttctccaccaccgccgGTACGCGCACTGATGCTCTGCCTCACGAGCTCGATCAATTCTTGAATCCCCCGTCGCCATTTCGCGCGAGTTCTCAATGCATATGCATGTCCTTCTGCAGGCGCGGCGGAGCTGTGGAACCCGGCGGCACCGAACGCCGCCGCCCCGATGCTGTGCAGGGAGGCGAGCGACGACCTGGCGGCGTTTTTCTCGTCCTTGGACGAGAACAACATGGTGGTCTACTGAAGCTCTCGTTTCACACCCAAGAAAAGATCGTAGTAATTTCGGCAACAGAGGAAATAATTCCAGAAACCTAATTGCTCTCGGCAACGGCGGTATATTTTCAGCCAGTGTACGGGGTCGTATACCGTATGATATGTAAGAGTACGTAGTATTgctacgcgcgtgtgtgtgtgtgtgtgtcttgtaCAGTTGTACTCGGAGTGACGGCCTATTTTAGCACTGTCTTCTCTCGCTGTGGCACGACACTTCCATCTCTTCCTTTACTGTGATTCAGTCTCTGtactagctgctgctgctgctgcaattTACGCAGCAATATGTTGTGCTCCCATTTCGGGCGATGTAAAATTCCCCATTGCTATTATACAATATATAACCTTCTTTAGAAATGGAGgatacatcatcatcatcatcatctattcTAACAATTCATGACCCTGTGAttcctatgtactccctccgttccgaactagtaattcggaacggagggacatGTTTGGTTAGGGTTACGTTGAAAGCAAATGGTAACGTAATGAGGTTACACTACATTGTGGGTGTAACGGGGCTTTTGCTAGTTTTGTCTGGTTGACTCACGCAACAGGAACAGAGAGAAGGACTACATGCATGTCAAAAAAAAAGGAGAAGGACTACATGGGAAAATGATGAGGTGGATGAAAGAGAAACTTGAAAGAAAAAAACTTTGCATTCTCTTTTTCTTTGGTGAAAATAGAAATAAAGattaagagatgatctcttagcaacaATACCTCTCACCATACATTTAATCATAGTATTTGATTACTAGAGATAAAGATTAAGAGATACTATCTCTTTACTAAGATAAAAACGTTTTGTATTTAGAAGCAGAACTATCGTGGAAAATATATTAGAAGCAGAACTATCGTGAAAAATTTATCATCTCTAAATTATCGTCGAAAATTGATACGACTTTCTTATCAATCACTGCACATGCCCTAGCAACCAGGAGCGGGTGTGATCGATTCTGTATAGCACTGTAATTGGATTACACAGCTTCTGATTCCAGCCCGACTCAATCAACCAAACCAAACGCAGGTAACGGTTTTGGATGGCGCTGTAATCAGGTCCGGCAAACACATCCATGGTACTGTATATATGCATGGAATTTCTGCACAAAATTGTTACAATAACTGCAAAGGAATCCTGACTCCTGACAGGGAGGATGCGAATATCAGTTTCCTGTAGAAGGCAAAACAGAAACGGCTTGGACCAGAGTGGTGTGCATCTGATGGCGTGGCGGTGACTTAGCATGGCATGAAGTCTGACTAAAGTGCAACCGAAGGGGGAGAAAAGAAAAGAGCCAGGAATGATTGACAGGAAGCACATATGCCCTGTGCTGGACGAGGAAATGTGGCCACCGTCATTCCAAGAATCACCCCATCTTAAAGAGAAAAGAGGCTAGAGGACGGCGCGCTCCATTTTGCTCACAGATTTTAATCGCGTAGTGCTCTTTCCCGAATGCTAGCCTTTATTCTGGGccttttgaaatctgaaaaagaagtGAAAATTTTTGTTGTCATGCTATTCCATGACAATTCTTTCCTGATCTTATTCATTCAGCCTCTATGCATTGGGTGCCTCGGCGGTAGGCTTGTCCCATGAATCTGTCCTTTCATATTCTAGAGCATAATGATTGTCAGGCTTGTTTGGTTCAAAAGATTTTCAAACAAATTTTGAAGGACTCTAACTCTTACTAGGAATTCTTTTTTCTACATGGGTTGTTTCATTCATATATCAGAATTCATAGGAATTTTTCCTCACAATTAGTTTGTGCTAGATTTCATAGAAAAAAATTTACACTCCAACCTAAGGAAGAATTGTTTTTTTTCATGCACAATCAAATAaccatgaattttttttaaaaaaaatagaaactactccctctgtaaagaaatataaggttTTATATTCTCtctgtccaaaaatacttgtcgaagaaatggatgtTACAAATATTTCTGGACGAAGGATTGTTTTTTAAAAAGGGAGTACTATATAGTTCTGTAACTTTTTACAGACAAACACAATTATGTAGTGTTCAATATCTAATGACTTTCTATTGCTGTGGTTTTCAAGAAGAACAAATCAGCCTATATAGTCAAGTTCAGGGATGAAGTAGGGAAAAGATCCAGAACGGTCGAGTGTCTCATCCTCTTTCTAACCACTTTTAACTTATCACGGGACTTTCCACTGTTACACTACGAAACTTCTACGAGAAATGATGTTGTTTTTAATGTTAAAAATGCTTCTTTTTTGTAGGTTATTTTTTGTTGTACGCATTCATTTCATGTGTGGTGTACGCTACAACGAGCGAAGTACCAATCGCTATTTAAGGCGATGTGTACGCTATTGAAGCAGGTGGTTACAGAGGTTTGTACCCAACATGAATGATAGCATAATCTTCGGATCGATCCACCATCTATTTCGACATAGGCATAGTATCGGTCTATAGACTCTACTGTTGCTGAATTGTTGGTATTTTATCTTTCTGTTTGTCAGACTACTAATGTTTGActgtgtgcatcctaattatgcagTGACCACATGATACTTTTAATGTTTTGTATCCGTTAAATGttacattttgagataataaaatcACCTTTTTTAAGAAAAAGAACACTAGTACGAAGTTCAACCCCTCTTTTGGCTGTACGCACTACGCAGTATTCACCGGACCCACATATCGCATTCACTTTATTTCTTCTGAccatttttttgttctttttctatGCAAGTGCCAAGTGAGGACAAACTACAGATTTTTCCCATGGGGTACCTTTCACCCTTTCCCCCCTAGACTAGAGTTGAGCATTTTTCACAAAGTATAGCTTTTCTTTATTATGAGTTAAAAGAATTTGAAGATATGTTTCTTAAAAAAAAACTTCCGATCTATTTATCTTCAATTATTATGGTTGTACAACGAACATCAAAAATAGCAAAAATTATATCCAGATCCAT
The sequence above is a segment of the Triticum dicoccoides isolate Atlit2015 ecotype Zavitan chromosome 1A, WEW_v2.0, whole genome shotgun sequence genome. Coding sequences within it:
- the LOC119272803 gene encoding NAC domain-containing protein 86-like, which encodes MGTMTLPPGFRFHPTDDELVGYYLKRRVDNLKIELEVIPVIDLYKCEPWELPEKSFLPKRDLEWFFFVPRDRKYPNGSRTNRATTTGYWKATGKDRKVSCDGGAVCGVRKTLVFYKGRAPGGERTDWVMHEYRLCQDLLHGASNFIGAYALCRVIKRTEAGLLHGDAAAKARPGHRQMSKVGSSSSLVTTDQQLGSLTPSPPRLDIVGNAFQLHSSPSPLYGGGGEVVSGMGTPLGFPQQDAAATFFIDGDFAGAGETTQSHMPFFGDMGVVSDHELRWDTLPPCANSTFSTTAGAAELWNPAAPNAAAPMLCREASDDLAAFFSSLDENNMVVY